TGCTTGAGGCGAATGAGTGTAGAAGCACCGCAGTCCACAAGAATCCGCCGATGGTCTTGCTCCAGCATAAAAGAAGTATTGAACCTTCCTTCAGAACCGAAAGCATCCCCACAGCCAAGAATCGTCAATTTCATAGACAAGTAATTTACAAACTAGTAAGTAGCTAGCTTTAAGGATTCTTTATAAAAGTGGCGAATAACCTCCGGTTTTACACCATTTCTATACATCCGAAAAGCCTGCATGTTGGCCCACTGCACCCGGAGATAATGATTATGTTCATATTTACGAGCGGAGACGATCACCTCTTTCGGAATAATGTAAAAATGAGTGAGCTTCTTCGCACGCCGGATCAGGTCAAAATCTTCCATCACAGAGAAATACTCATCAAAACCACCCAGTTGGTCAAATAGTGATCGCTGAATGAAAAGTGTCTGGTCACCTCCCCTGCACCATAGCATGGAAAACCTGGTGAAATAGCCATTGATACGAAGTAACCATTTGGTGGAATCAAAACGATAACG
This Marinoscillum sp. 108 DNA region includes the following protein-coding sequences:
- a CDS encoding TIGR04283 family arsenosugar biosynthesis glycosyltransferase, with the protein product MNISIIIPTLNEVANIRRLCAFLCNHQANDHFEIIVVDGGSTDGTIDSISDLRKVTILNSHIASRAVQMNLGAANASFDVLYFVHADVILPYTFYADLQQALVDYQVGSYRYRFDSTKWLLRINGYFTRFSMLWCRGGDQTLFIQRSLFDQLGGFDEYFSVMEDFDLIRRAKKLTHFYIIPKEVIVSARKYEHNHYLRVQWANMQAFRMYRNGVKPEVIRHFYKESLKLATY